The genome window CGACATCCCCGGAGCACGGCCACCGTGGACCACGTTGCGCGCCGCGGCGACGACGTCGCCGAGGACGGCGGACGCTGTGGGCGCACCACCTGCCCCGTTGCCGTAGAACATCAGGCGGCCCGCGTACTCGGCAACAACGAAGATCGCGTTGAAGGACTCCGAGACCGAGGCCAGCGGGTGGCTCAGCGGAACCAGGGTGGGGTACACCCGGGCGGAGATGGACTCCGCACCGGACTCATCGACGAGCCGCTCACAGATCGCCAGCAGCTTGACGGTGCATCCGGCGGCCTTCGCCGCGCTGATGTCCTCGGCGGTGATGTCCCGGATCCCCTCACAGTGCACGTCGTCGGAGGTGACCGGCGAGTGGAAGGCGAGGGAGGCGAGGATCGCCGCCTTGGACGCGGCGTCGTACCCGTCGACATCGGCGGAGGGGTCGGCCTCGGCGTAGCCGAGCTCGGTGGCTTCGGCCAGCATCTCGTCGTAGGACGCGCCGCGCTTGTCCATCGCGTCGAGGATGAAGTTCGTGGTGCCGTTGACGATGCCCATCACCTGGTTGACCTTGTCACCGGCCAGGGAGCGTCGCAGCGGACCGACCACCGGGATGGCGGCGGCGACAGCCGCCTCGAAGAACAGGTCCGCTCCGGAAGAGTCCGCAGCCTCCGACAGTTCATCGGCGTGGGCGGCGACGAGCGCTTTGTTGGCGGTGACGACTGACTTGCCTGCCTTCAGTGCGGCGAGCACGACAGTCCGGGGGTAGTCGATCCCGCCGATGACCTCGATCACCAGGTCGATGTCGTCACGCTTGACCAGGCTGAGTGCGTCATCGGTGAGCAGGGCGGCGTCCACCCCGTCACGGGGCTTGGTCAGGTCGGACACGGCGACGCCCCGGACCTCCAGGCGGCCGCCGATCCGGGCGGTGAAGTCCTGCTCCGCCTCGCCGAGGATGCGCAGCACCTCCCGTCCGACAGTTCCCATGCCCAGCAGTGCGACGCCGACGGTCGGGGCAGTGTTCTCTTCAGCCATATCTCTTCCCGTGGATTGTTGGTGCGGGGTACGCAGGTGTTTTACGTGTCGATGATAAACGACGGTCAGCCCGGCATGTTCTCCGGCATGTTCTCCGGCATGTTCTCTAGTGCCAGCACATCGGCCACTGTCTCCCGCCGGATCATCACCCGCGAGGCTCCGTCTCCGACGACGACCACCGGTGGCCGGGTCAGCATGTTGTACCGGGAGGACATCATGTAGCAGTACGCACCAGTGGCGGGGACCGCGAGAATGTCGCCGGCGACGATGTCGTCGGGCATCAGCGCATCGTTGATGAGGATGTCTCCGGACTCGCAGTGGCTGCCCACCACCCGGGTCGGCACGAGCGTCCCGGTGGCGTGCCGGTTCGCCAGCCGGCAGTCGTACTCCGCCTGGTAGAGCGCGGGGCGAATATTGTCACTCATCCCGCCGTCGACGGACAGGTACCGACGCACCGTGTCATCCGAGGTATGGACGTCCTTGACGGTGCCGACGGTGTACAGGGTCACCGTCGACGGACCGGCGATGGCACGGCCCGGCTCCACATTGAGGTTCGGGGAATCAATGCCCCGCTCCGCCGCGGCCTGGCGGACCCGACGCAGCAGGTCGGAAGCGACCGTCTCCACATCGAGTTCCTCCTGGTCGGGGGTGTAGGCGATGCCGTATCCGCCGCCGAGATCCAGGGTGTCGAGGGCGGACGCGTCGGCCGACTCCTCCCCCAGCTCGTCGAGGAGCCGCGCCCACAGACCCAGCAACCGGTCGGCGGCCAGACCGAAACCGTCGGCCTCGAAGACCTGGGAACCGACATGGCAGTGCAGACCGCGCAGCCGCATCCCGGCGGCATCCGCCACGGCCAGACACGCCCGTTCCGCGGAGCCGGACGCCAGGGAGAACCCGAACTTCTGGTCCTCATGGCTGGTGGCGATGAACTCATGGGTGTCGACATGGACGCCGGGCTTCACCCGGACCAGGACATCCTGGGTCACTCCGGCCGCCGTCGCAACCTCGCTGAGTCGACCGATCTCCTCGACCGAATCAATGACGATCAGTTCCACCCCGGCCTGCACCGCGACCGTGAGGAAAGCCACGGACTTGTTGTTGCCGTGCACGGTGATCCGCT of Corynebacterium terpenotabidum Y-11 contains these proteins:
- the lysA gene encoding diaminopimelate decarboxylase codes for the protein MTVDPEVHLPQVPLRQRTTTLEEFNTLPTHVFPGSARVRTSGELELGGVPVTELVETYGTPVFVMDEADFRSRCRRLAAAFEGGQYVHYASKAFLSVTVARWVAEEGLALDVASQGELEIALAAGFPAERITVHGNNKSVAFLTVAVQAGVELIVIDSVEEIGRLSEVATAAGVTQDVLVRVKPGVHVDTHEFIATSHEDQKFGFSLASGSAERACLAVADAAGMRLRGLHCHVGSQVFEADGFGLAADRLLGLWARLLDELGEESADASALDTLDLGGGYGIAYTPDQEELDVETVASDLLRRVRQAAAERGIDSPNLNVEPGRAIAGPSTVTLYTVGTVKDVHTSDDTVRRYLSVDGGMSDNIRPALYQAEYDCRLANRHATGTLVPTRVVGSHCESGDILINDALMPDDIVAGDILAVPATGAYCYMMSSRYNMLTRPPVVVVGDGASRVMIRRETVADVLALENMPENMPENMPG
- a CDS encoding homoserine dehydrogenase, whose translation is MAEENTAPTVGVALLGMGTVGREVLRILGEAEQDFTARIGGRLEVRGVAVSDLTKPRDGVDAALLTDDALSLVKRDDIDLVIEVIGGIDYPRTVVLAALKAGKSVVTANKALVAAHADELSEAADSSGADLFFEAAVAAAIPVVGPLRRSLAGDKVNQVMGIVNGTTNFILDAMDKRGASYDEMLAEATELGYAEADPSADVDGYDAASKAAILASLAFHSPVTSDDVHCEGIRDITAEDISAAKAAGCTVKLLAICERLVDESGAESISARVYPTLVPLSHPLASVSESFNAIFVVAEYAGRLMFYGNGAGGAPTASAVLGDVVAAARNVVHGGRAPGMSTYANLPIADFGEVRTRYHVDMTVQDRPGVLAEVASTFAANTVSIKTVRQEEHSEGARLVVITHHAAERALESTVDALKKLDAVKNVRSVIRMEGN